CCTGACCTTTCTTGTGTGCCATGGCAGTGGTTCCTTAGGCTTTGATGGATTCGATCTTGATGACGGAAAGTTCCTGGCGGTGGCCACGCTTCTTCTCGTAGCCCTTGCGCTTCTTCTTCTTGAAGACGATGACCTTCTTGCCGCGCTTGTTCTCAAGGACCTTGGCCTTGACGGAAGCGCCGGAAAGGAAGGGGGTGCCGACCTTGAAATTCTCGCCCTCGCCAGCGGCGAGGACCTCGTTGATTTCGACCGTGGAACCCGCTTCGGTCTTGGGATAGCGGTTCACAATGAGGATATCGCCCTCGCTGACCGAGAACTGCTTCCCCTGTGTTTTGATAGTGGCTTTCATAAGTTCAAAGGGGCGAAATAAGGGGAGTCGGGATGGGGTAATCAAGGCTTTATTTACGTTGCGCACGAAATCGCCCTCGAAGCGCAAATCCTGCGTGCTGATCACCCGCTTGCGAGCCGCATATTGAGCGCTATGTCCGATTCCATGCCACGCGTCATCATGCCCGCCGAGTTTCAGGGTCGGAATACCGTGGTCTTGGCGAGGTGGCTGTTGGGCAAGATGTTAGTTCGGACCAATGCGGGGGAGCGGGAACTGCACCTGATCACGGAGGTGGAGGCCTATCACGGTGAAGCCGACCTCGCGTGTCACGCGAGCAAGGGACGCACGGCCCGCACCGAAGTCATGTATCAGGCGGGAGGGTGTTGGTATGTTTACCTGTGTTATGGCCTGCACGAGATGCTAAACCTCGTGACCGGACCCGCCGGGCATCCGGCGGCGGTGCTGATCCGCGGTTTGGCACAGGTCAACGGTCCCGGCCGGCTCACGAAACGACTTGGCATCGATCGCCGGCTGAACGGGGCATCGGCCGTGCCCGCGAGCGGTCTGCACCTGGAGGATCACGGAATAAAGCTCACTCGCACGCAATTGAGTCGTGGACCAAGGATCGGGGTGGACTACGCCGGGCCGGTCTGGTCGGCCAAGCCCTGGCGGTTTTGGGTGAAGTTGTAGCGGCGGCCTGTGACCGCCGTCCGGCGCGCTTAGGGCGCCGCTAGGGCTGCCCTCACCCCTTGGGCGGCTGATACTTGCTGAGCAGCAGGGTGGCGGCGCCGAAGTTGAGCTTGAGCTGCATCTTCACGGGCAGGCGGGAACCATCCTGGGCGATCCAAACCTTCACCTCGCCTCCGCGTTTGAAGAGGCCCTTGGGTTCCTTTTCCATCCGCGGCACGAGGACCAGCGTGCGATACCTGCCGAGCGGGGTGCGCACCTCCTCGTAACCCTCGGCCAGGATCGTGATCGGGTAGAAATCGCGGCCGAATTGCACGACGACCTCGCGTTTCTCGCCGGGTTTCAGGTTCCAGTCGCGGGTTTGCACGAGCGCGCTGATCAGGTCGATCGGATCGCCGCCCTCCGGCAACGTCAGCCGGTTGCTGCGTCCGGTGCGAACGCGGTCGGTGAAGGTGGCGGTGCGGGCCGTGTAATCGATGACAAACTTGGTGTCGATGGGACGCTTGGGATCGGAACCGTTCTCGGTCACACGCAACAGACGTCCGCTGGAAAGCTCCACGTCGGCCACCGCCTTGTTGTCGAATTCGTATAGCCCACGCACGAAGCCGCGCGAGCGCGTGTCCACGGTGATGGCGATGCGGTCAGCGGTGTCCTTGGGGTTGGCGCCGGAAATCTCGATGTCGCCCGCGTGGCTGAAGACCGAGAAGCCGACCTTGTAGGTGAAGCTCTCGCCGTCGCGGA
This DNA window, taken from Oleiharenicola lentus, encodes the following:
- a CDS encoding DNA-3-methyladenine glycosylase yields the protein MSDSMPRVIMPAEFQGRNTVVLARWLLGKMLVRTNAGERELHLITEVEAYHGEADLACHASKGRTARTEVMYQAGGCWYVYLCYGLHEMLNLVTGPAGHPAAVLIRGLAQVNGPGRLTKRLGIDRRLNGASAVPASGLHLEDHGIKLTRTQLSRGPRIGVDYAGPVWSAKPWRFWVKL
- a CDS encoding DUF3108 domain-containing protein; the protein is MKISLLSFLLPGFALAAPFVAIRDGESFTYKVGFSVFSHAGDIEISGANPKDTADRIAITVDTRSRGFVRGLYEFDNKAVADVELSSGRLLRVTENGSDPKRPIDTKFVIDYTARTATFTDRVRTGRSNRLTLPEGGDPIDLISALVQTRDWNLKPGEKREVVVQFGRDFYPITILAEGYEEVRTPLGRYRTLVLVPRMEKEPKGLFKRGGEVKVWIAQDGSRLPVKMQLKLNFGAATLLLSKYQPPKG
- the rplU gene encoding 50S ribosomal protein L21; protein product: MKATIKTQGKQFSVSEGDILIVNRYPKTEAGSTVEINEVLAAGEGENFKVGTPFLSGASVKAKVLENKRGKKVIVFKKKKRKGYEKKRGHRQELSVIKIESIKA